Genomic segment of Panicum virgatum strain AP13 chromosome 9N, P.virgatum_v5, whole genome shotgun sequence:
gaaaatatagctttagaaagaatgaagaaattagTGAACTTACCCAAGTATTCTTGTACTCGCCGAGGCTAAGGCTCACTTGATGATGTGCCGGACCCGGCATCATCAAGCGGCGCTCCCGGCATAAGGCGTGCTGGCGGGCCCAATCCTCACTGATCCACTTGTCCACCATCATAGACCAGCACTCGGCCTTGTTTGCGCACTAGTTCGGAGGCACCTAAACGTAATGAAGTGCATGACTTATTGTAATATCAAATACAAGATAAATGAGTAGAGATGGCATTTATTTACCCTTAAGTATTGGTCTCGCGTGAGGAAGATGTCCCTTGCGGCTGGTTTCTTGACACTCCTCTTCTCGAACTCGACGCAGTACACAACGACGGCATGGACACGTGCCTCatagtgcatgtccttcaccaGCTTGTAGCAAGCCTAGTGAGCCAGCTCGTTCGCCCGGGCCTCATAGTCTTCctcgcacctgtagaaatcctgcatatataCCCACAAGATAATTGCAATCATTATTCCAAAAATTGAAACATAATGCGATATTTCAACCATTTTAGTGTGAGGATGACTTACCCACAACTCCCCGACCACCCGCCTCGCTTTGGTGGTGAAGTTCCTTCCTTCGCGATCAGTAGCGTCCGGGCTGgccatgtagtggtcccacgtgtatGCCGGCTCCAGCACCCTGGCATGCATCACGAGCCCGGGGAAGTGCAGCCGGCACAAAAGGCCCAAGATACCATTGGGCTTCCGTTTGTGCTCACCAGGCTGCATAAAAAACCACCCCCTGCAAGAGTGTTTAAGGTAAAATTTTAGTTAGTATTgcaattttaaatatatataatgcataataaataagtATTAACATACTAACTTAGGCTCTAGTGGCCGAATCATCGGGCGTCTCGCTAGAGGTATCGGACATCGCGGGAGTTGCGACGGTCCACGCAACCACACCACCCGCTCATCTcctgccgccccctcctcggcctcctcctcatcctcctcctcgttCCCCTCCacatgctcctcctcctcctcggtccCCTGGTCCtccaccctctcctcctcctcctcatccttctcctcctcgtcctctacAGGAAAAGaggtcctctccctcctccccctcgaGATACATGAATATAACTTTTCCTTTCAAAGATTTTGAAATTTCGAACCACTTATAATTTATACATAATTTCAAAGAATATTACCGAAATAAATGTCAGAATATAGTAAAATAATTAATAAAAGTATCATATGCTACCAGGGattaacttttcaaatttgagttgataataaaaaagtttgaatgaaaaaaaaataaaaatagaaattgtttgccgagtgccatgtGGATGGCACTCGGCGAAACTGGCTTTGCCAAGTGCCGCCTACTGGAACTCGGAGAAATttagtctttgccgagtgccggccttgcagcactcggcaaaagctAACGGCCGTCAGCCACCCTGACGGCCGTCGCACGGCGGACGCGCGTGCTGGGCACGTGAGccgtctttgccgagtgctcgcccgctggcactcggcaaaggcgaGCTATGCCGAGTGCCTTTCTTTGCCGATGGCCGGCACTCGGTAATGTTTTGGCATGCCATGTGCcacatctttgccgagtgccctttgtctggcactcggcaaagtgaatctttgccgagtgcccgtggtCTGGCACTCGACAAAACTGGAGACACTCGTCATTTGTGCGTTTTCCGGTAGTGGTTGTGCAGCAACAGCAATGTGAGCAGGAAAGAATCTTCTTTCCTGTTCCccaaatatttttggatttctAAATTCTGATTTGTGTCGCTGGAAACAAAAACTGTAAGGATCACTTTGATTAGGCCCAGCCCATCACAGACACAGAGCTAGTACTTTGATTAGGCCCAGCCCACTACGCTAACCCAAGCAGCAGCCAGCCAGAGGCCAGAGCCAAAggattcttcttcctcttcctccctcttcttctccaATCGATCGATCCACCACATCGCATCGATCCCTCATCTCCAACCCCATTCCCCGCGTGATGCAGCAGCTGCTGGAGCTGCACCCAACACCATCACCCGCAGTCGCCGATCCCGACTACGGTgatgccgccgcctcctccgccacctGGGTGCTCCCCTCGCGCAACGCCTCCTCCAAGTACAACTTCGTCAAGGTCAAGGTCTAGCTCGGGGAGAACGCCGACCACTACTACATCCTCTCCAGGTTCCTCCTCAGCAGGATGCTCACCGTCACAAAGGTCCAATCTTacctttttttgtttcttaataACTCTTTCTATCAATTAATCCATCAGCCCCCTTTGTTTTTTAACACAACATAGTACTTGTCATACATGTAGATTCCTAATCATGTCGCCATCAAGATCGCCCTTGAGCTCAAGAAGCTGCTTGTCGACAACATCCTGCTTGATGTGTATGGACTACCACTATATCTTGCTTCTCATCACCTTTATGCCCTTCTCATTCTGCTCTGTGTGCTCTCATGGTTATGCTATGCATGTTGCACCTCCCCACCATCTATCCTGTTTTCATGCTAGCCTTCTAATAATCTTGTCGACTCATCTCTTTTCAACTCCTGGACGTCACCATTTTGTAGTTCCCAGAGTGATCTGGAGGCAAATCTATTCAAGGTTAGGCACCTTCCCGCTTCCTGGGAATGAATACCTGCTGCATGCTACTTTCTCAGCTTCTCTTCCTTTCTTCCACAGCTTATAGAGAAACGTGGATACGGGGAGGACTATATAAATCGCTATAAAATGATGACAAGGTACTCTGCTTACAAACTTACACAAAAAAAACCCTTCTGTTTCTCTATAGAAGAGTAGCAATTGATAATTAACACAATGCTTACGATTATGGTATATCCGTGCTATGCGCCTATGCCTAGTACTTAAGCAAGCTCTTCTTCTTTCTTACTTCAGCGGCATTCAAATAACATGTTTCTGTTGCGCTTATCCCTGACTGCATGCAGGTTCCATCATCAAAGAGTACCACTAGTAATACTGGTGTGTGGAACTGCCTGTACTGGAAAATCAACAATCGCTACGCAACTTGCTCAGAGGCTCAATTTTCCTAATGTTTTACAGGTTTAGTTATATTCGCCACTTCGTCACTCATGTCTCATATGCTTTGCTTCACTACCCTTGTTCATCTTGACTACCATTTTTACTGACTATAACATGCAGACAGACATGGTGTATGAGCTGCTGCGTACATCAACGGAGTAAGTtgcatcttcttttttttttggtcgtTTAAGAAACAATTGCCATTATCTAATTTCTGCACTGCCCTTGGTTCCTCCTCCTTCCAAAGATTTGTGGATCATTCGTGATTTGAATTTGGACATATAAATTAACACATGCAGTGCACCACTTACTTCTATTCCTGTTTGGGCTCGTGATTTTAATTCTCCCGAAGAGCTTATCACTGAATTCTGCAGAGAATGCAGAGTTGTATGCAAAGGTATGCAGTGTTTTGTTGCAGAAAAGGTACTCTGTTCTGCAAATATTATTGACATTTTATCTGGACAAAATTAGCTATAATCACTCCATTGATTTCTCTTGGTTACCTTATACCTTTGGCCCTGTACTTCATACTACCTTTTGCAAGGTTTGGCTGGCGATTTGAAGAAGGCCATGAAAGATGCGAAGCCAATTATTATTGAGGTACACAGCCTTGTGTCAGGATAAATTTCAATATTGCACTCATGTGTTTCTCCAACCTACCACGCAAAAGACCACACTACCATACTATGATCTCTTGTACCTTTCTCCTTGATCTTTGTTGTCATCAGCGTTTCATGGATGCAAGCATGGATGGATAGAGGACGCAAGACACACACAAACTATCTTGTtttttcctgattttttttGACATGGTTATGCATTAAAAAACTGTGTACATGAGAGCATGATTACCAAGAAATAATATCTAGAAAAGAGAATTATGTATGTTTATATCAGTATGGAGGATTAGATACATGGTTGTGCTAGGTAGATTAAAGCATTGTCCTACATACGTCTTGTTCTGTGAGTGAATTCTCCTGTGCATATGACTATTTGTACACATGGCAGTCACATTTAATTCCTTGTTGCGATGGCAGGACCATGTTGCCACCTAAATTTGTTTCTTTTGGATGGAGGTAAATCTAAACCAGACACCTCCAAGCACTTGATGTGTTTAATGCATTTACAAGTCTGGTGGGATGTTGTGTGCTTCATAGGTCCTGTGTGCATACTAATGTTTTGTCTTTTACGACCTGGTGTTTCCATTTGTTTGGCTGCAGGTATTGCCTGTCTAGTAAATTGTAAATTTAATTTCTAAAAAGCATTGATGTGTTCAACCCATATGATTGATTTATAATGTACACCTGTTAATATGGTGCCATATGTATAGATAAATCATATCTTATATTAGATTGTATCTCACTGCAGGGAATACATTTGGATCCTAGCATTTATCTTATGGATGAGGAAAAGAGAGATGATAATTCCAGGATGGGGAAAATGATACCGGATTCTGAAAATTCAGGCATTTCTGTAGAAAGGAAGACAGAACATCAATCCAAAAACGGACTGGCGGAGAACAGAATAAGTCCCACAAAGGAAAATGAAAATTTTGTCAAAAGCAAGGACTGCACACTGGAGGAAGGTAGAATCAGTGAAGAGCTATCTTACGCTGAGAGCCATGAAACTGTTACTCATGATTCTGCACATTCTCAAGAAAAAATTTCCAAAGACGAAAGTAAGAGAAAAGGAAAGTTACATTAATTTTATGTGGTCAATATGTCTTTACTTAACAACCAACAAGTTTGAAGCACACTTGAGTGCTCAAGTATCCATATTCAGACGAGCATAAGACGAGCGTAATCTTTCTTTGAAGTGTGGGCGCATGCCAAATAGGACAATCGAAATAAGGAAGCAAAGAACAAAATCTTAAGTACCTCCCAAGTTTTTAGAGTACTATACTATGCTAGGTGCCAGGTGACTTTGTGAATTTTGCTGTTGTACTCAGAAGAAACCACTGTTATCTATGCATTGTAGGTGATGGGCACAACGATTTGGGCCAACCAAAGAATAACACTGCTAAGAAAGACAAACCTGCCGCTGAATCGATAGTTGTTCCGATTGTGCCGAGGATGTCTGATTTTGATCACAAGGTCTGTTCTCTCATGGGTTTAACTTGCTTTTGGTTTCTACTGTCTCTGAAATACCAGTTGTATTGAATACATAAGAGGACTAAGAACCGCCCACGCAAATGATTAAAGCTTATTGTCACCGACCTCCTTTGGAAGCTGCCAATGCAAAAACCCACTGGCTAGACCTACCTGTTGAATGAGGGCTACTGATATGTGGGCCACATTTGTCATGGACCACTTCTACACTCTAGTTACATGGATTATTGATTCATGTTTTATCTCCTATTCTGATTTGCTTTGTTGCTGTGTTCAGGCATTGTTAGAGGAATGGGTAGCCACTAGAGCTTTCAGAGATAATTGCCTTCCTCAGGTATCTATGCCTCTGTGGAAGCTTTGGTACACATAGAATTGACAAACTGTTATTTCTTTGAACTTTTGGTGCAGCCTGTATGCTGAAAACAAATTGTACTTGACATAAAATGATAGTTGTTTTTCATGGGAGGAAATGTTGCATGGTGAATGGTGATACTTGCCTGACAGCTAATATCATACAACTATTCTGGCAGTGGTTATTTGTCTGCAATGCTTGTATGAAGTCTTAGTCACCTAGCTTAGTCATAGAGGGGTACTCCATGGAAGGTACTCCACGATGGGTGTCCACCTGTCTCGCAAGGTTGCACCTTGAAGCTGTATGAGTCCTCCTATGGGGATAACTGTATGTGACAATAGGTTGATGCGTGATACAATTATTCCTAATAAGTGGTGCATTTGTTGACCTACCTTCATGTTTGTTACCCCATGCGAGTAGTATCTGACTGTTATGCTATTTCTGATGTCACTCAGGATCATCGAAAACTTATAAACAACCTTAAGCTTATTCAGGACTACCTTTGTTCTTTTGAGTCACAGGTAAGTTTTCCTTGATCAACAGGGTAGTATATTTTCGATTGTTGTGTTATCATCTGATGTATTTTGTCCGATGTTAGAGTGTGTATTTCT
This window contains:
- the LOC120692273 gene encoding uncharacterized protein LOC120692273, whose translation is MLTVTKIPNHVAIKIALELKKLLVDNILLDVSQSDLEANLFKLIEKRGYGEDYINRYKMMTRFHHQRVPLVILVCGTACTGKSTIATQLAQRLNFPNVLQTDMVYELLRTSTDAPLTSIPVWARDFNSPEELITEFCRECRVVCKGLAGDLKKAMKDAKPIIIEGIHLDPSIYLMDEEKRDDNSRMGKMIPDSENSGISVERKTEHQSKNGLAENRISPTKENENFVKSKDCTLEEGRISEELSYAESHETVTHDSAHSQEKISKDESDGHNDLGQPKNNTAKKDKPAAESIVVPIVPRMSDFDHKALLEEWVATRAFRDNCLPQDHRKLINNLKLIQDYLCSFESQGLTIVDISANSFPQMLDWLHSYLLQCIERGLLAACSESCNHGAIDRLFPEAFYSNLSGCLNLLCCQGRIAAVAMCTGIQSTSVFVLDDI